A window of candidate division WOR-3 bacterium genomic DNA:
TGAAATAATTCTTTAATTCTTATTATTTGTTATTTTTAAATACTAAATTCTATACTATCTCCTATACAGCTCCCTTTTTATTTAAAAGAAAAACACCCTTGTTTTAAAGATGTTATGCTTGGAAAATATATAAAAGGGCTACTTATTTAGCCATTATATAAAAGAAAATGCCAACCGTTAAGCACCTCCCTTTTAGGTTTTTCTCTTAATAAATCTTTCTTAACTAATATTTTGGCCTCATGATTTATCATATATTCTCCCTTATATATAGACGAAAAAGAAGCCCCAAAGGTTACCACTTTTTTATTTGTTTCTTAGAGGGGTTTATTTTTTAAGATATCTATTAAATAATTGTATTTTTACTTATTTCAATATTTTAAAAATTGACTTTTCTTTTATTTCCTTTAAAATTTTATTCTATGGATGAATACGAAATTAGGAAAGAAAAGATTAGAAAATTACAAGAATTGAAAATTAATCCTTATCCTTATTATTTTTTGAAAACCCATACAACAAAGGAAGTCAAGGATAATGGAGAGAAACTTATCGAAAATAAACAAGAGGTGAAAGTTGCCGGTAGGATATATTTAGAAAGGGATTTTGGTAAGACGAAGTTTTATACGATTGCTGATGGTTATGATAAGATTCAGATTTATTTTCGGAAAGATATATTAAATGAGAAATATGAACTTTTAGACCTTTTTGATATTGGTGATTTTATTGGTGTTTCCGGTGAGGTTTTTAAAACAAAGACGGGTGAGATTACTATTTTGGTGAAAGATTTTGTTTTGCTTGCTAAATCATTGAGACCTTTTGGTGAGAAATATCATGGATTGAAAGATGTGGAATTACGTTATCGCCAAAGATATTTAGATTTATTGAATAACCAAGAAGTAAGAGAGATTTTCTTAAAAAGAAGTAAAATTATTTCTTTAATCCGCGAATTTCTTGATAAAAAGGGGTTTATAGAAGTGGAAACACCGATCTTACAACCGATTTATGGTGGTGCCTTTGCGACCCCTTTTAAGACTTTTTATGAAAGTTTGGATAAAGAATTTTATTTAAGGATTTCTGACGAACTTTATCTTAAAAGATTATTAATTGGTAATTTTGAAAAGGTTTATGAGATTGGTAAGGATTTCCGCAACGAAGGGATAAGTCGGTTCCATTCTCCGGAATTTACTCAGATTGAGATCTATCAAGCCTATGCCGATTACTATACGATGATGGAACTTTTTGAAGAACTTTTTCTTTTCTTAGTGAAAAATTTGTATAAGGATGATAAGTTTATTTATAGTGAGAAATTTTATTATGGCGAAGGAGAAAAAGAGATTTTTCAGAGAATTAAGGAATTGAAAGAAAAGGGAATTGAGATTAATAAGATTAATATTTATTATCTGAAAGAGAAAGATAAGGAAGAGCGAGAATATCTTTCTTTTTGTGAAGAATTAATTAATTTTTGTAAAGAGCACAATCTCCCTTACCAAGAAGAGAAGAAGGAGAAGCGATGCGCTGAGATTGAATTTTTAATCGAAGTAAAAAGACCCTTTAAAAGAATAAAATTTAGTGAAAGTTTAAATGAGATTTTAGGTATAGATATTTTAGAGGTACCTTTTGATATTTTAAAAAAGAAAGCAAAAGAAGTGGGTATAGATTTTAAAGAAGAGATAACAGAAATTAAATTGTTGGATAAACTTTTTTCGGCACTGATTCAAAAATATCTTATCCAACCAACTTTTGTAATTGACCATCCGAAGATTACTACCCCTTTGGCTAAACCCCATCGGGAAAATCCCTTACTTTGTGAACGGTTTGAGGTTTTTGTTGGTGGTATTGAATTGGGTAATGCCTTTTCGGAAGAGAATAACCCGATAAGACAAAAAGAGAGTTTTTTAGAACTTTTAAAATTGAAAGAAGATGAAACCCCTTTGGATGAGGATTTTATCACCGCTTTAGAGTATGGTATGCCGCCAAGTGGCGGATTGGGAATAGGTATTGACCGATTGGTAATGATACTCACTAACCAATCTTCAATTAGAGAAGTAATCCTCTTCCCCCAATTAAAGGAGAAATGAATTTCGAAAAATTTGTTGCCTTAAAATATCTCAAAGGAAAGAGATTAATTTCTTTGATTAATATTAGTAGTGTTGCCTTGGGAGTCGCCTGTATCATTATTGTCCTTTCAGTTATGAACGGATTCCATTTAGAATTGGAAAGGAGAATCTTGGGGCATACACCCCACATTATTATTATTAAAAGAAATTATGAATTGATTAATAATGTGGATTCCTTAATTGATATCTTAAAGAAGATCGAAGAGATAGAATTTTCTACTCCTTTCATTTTTACTAAGACCTTAATTAAAAGTTCCCATTCTTCTGATGGAATTGTTTTGCGGGGAATAATTCCCGAGAATGAGAAGAGAAGTTTAAATGTTGAAAAGAGCATTATTTTGGGAGATTTTGATTTTTCTTCTTCTCAACCCGGAATTGTTTTGGGAATTGATTTAGCAAAAGTTCTTTCGGTTTCGGTTGGTGACCAAATTACCTTATATTCTCCCTTTGCTACAATTAAAACGCCCTTTGGTTATTTACCGAAAGCCGAAGATTTTATTGTTAAAGGAATTTTTGATGCGGGAATGTATGACTATAATGCCAGTTTGGTTTATATTGATTTGAAAGATGCCCAAAGACTATTAGATTGTGGAAATCAGGTAACCGGTTTAGAATTGAAAATAAAAAATTTATATCAAGCCCGCGAGGTAGCAAAAAAGATAAATAAATTAGTTGGGTATCCCTATCAGGCATTAGATTGGCAGACATTAAACAAAAATCTTTTTGCTGCCTTAAAGTTAGAAAAAGTAGTAACTTTTATTGTCTTGACTCTTTTAATTATTATTGCCTGTTTTGGAATTGTTGCTACTTTGACAATGCTGGTAATAAGAAAGACAAAAGAGATCGGTATTTTAAAAGCGATGGGCAGTAGTACCCAAAAAATTATGAGGATTTTTCTCTATTATGGATTCTTTGTCGGTTTTTCCGGCGCAACAATCGGGGCAATAATTGGTGTTTTCGTCTCCTTTATCTTATCAAAATATCCAATAATTAATCTACCTGCTGATGTCTATTTTATTAAATATCTCCCTACTAAGTTGTTTTTTACTGATGTGTTAATCACTATTTTAGTAGCCTTGGCGATTTCTTTACTTGCCTCTATCTATCCAGCCAAAAAGGCGGCAAGTTTAGTAGTGGTTGAGGCTCTACGTTATGAATAAAATAATTGAGGCGATCGGGATAAAGAAAATATATTATGATAACTCTTACCCAATCGAAGTGTTGAAAGGAATTGATTTAAATATTTATGAGAAAAATATTTACGGAATTTTTGGACCTTCGGGAAGTGGTAAGTCTACTTTGCTGCATATTCTTTCCGGATTAGATTATCCCACCGAAGGGGTAGTGAAAGTTTTTGGTGAAGATTTGCGCAAATTATCAGCAGAAAAATTATTTCAATTAAGAAATGAAAAGTTTGGTTTTCTCTTTCAGTTTCATTATCTTTTACCAGAATTTAATGTGTTAGAAAATGTAATGGTTCCTTTATTAATCCGTGGCGAAAAAGAAGGGGTTGCAAAAAGAAAGGCAAAAAAGATTCTTGAAGAATTAGAAATTCTTGATAAAATTAAATTATACCCAAAAGATTTATCCGGTGGCGAAAGGCAAAAAGTAGGTATTGCGCGCGCCTTAGTCGGCGAACCGAAAGTTTTATTTTTAGATGAGCCAACGGGTAATTTGGATTTAAGAAGCAGTGAGATGATGTTGTCAATTATAATGGAAGTTTATCAAAAAAGAGATTTAACCATTGTCGTTGTTTCCCATAACGAGCGGATAAAAGAACTTTGTAACGAAAAATATTTTTTAAAGGATGGTTATTTAGTAAAATTAATTTAATTATGGAAGAGAACCTTTGCCAAATTTGTCACAAAAATATTGCAGTAATGACAATTACCGAAGTGGACGAAAAAGGAAACAAAATCGAAGTTGCTATTTGTGAAGAATGTGCCAAAAAGAAGGGAATTTTAGAAAGTGGCAAAACATTGAACCTTGACGAAATTTTGAAAATAATGCTTAAAGCCAAAGAGAAAGAAGATAAAGAACTTATTTGTCCTCGTTGTTTGCTTTCTTTTTATGAGTTTAAAAAGTATGGTAAGTTTGGCTGCTCGGACTGTTTTAAGGCTTTTGAAGAAAAACTTATACCCTTTATAAAACGAATCCAAACCACTCTTCGGGAAAAAGAAGACGAAATTTTCCATAAAGGAAAGAAGATCACCATAGGTATAAAAAGGGGACTTTTGCTTTCAGAAATTAAGAAATTAAAAGGAGAATTAGAAAGAGCGATTAAAGAAGAAGATTATGAACGGGCAGCCAAGATTAGAGAT
This region includes:
- a CDS encoding FtsX-like permease family protein codes for the protein MNFEKFVALKYLKGKRLISLINISSVALGVACIIIVLSVMNGFHLELERRILGHTPHIIIIKRNYELINNVDSLIDILKKIEEIEFSTPFIFTKTLIKSSHSSDGIVLRGIIPENEKRSLNVEKSIILGDFDFSSSQPGIVLGIDLAKVLSVSVGDQITLYSPFATIKTPFGYLPKAEDFIVKGIFDAGMYDYNASLVYIDLKDAQRLLDCGNQVTGLELKIKNLYQAREVAKKINKLVGYPYQALDWQTLNKNLFAALKLEKVVTFIVLTLLIIIACFGIVATLTMLVIRKTKEIGILKAMGSSTQKIMRIFLYYGFFVGFSGATIGAIIGVFVSFILSKYPIINLPADVYFIKYLPTKLFFTDVLITILVALAISLLASIYPAKKAASLVVVEALRYE
- a CDS encoding UvrB/UvrC motif-containing protein produces the protein MEENLCQICHKNIAVMTITEVDEKGNKIEVAICEECAKKKGILESGKTLNLDEILKIMLKAKEKEDKELICPRCLLSFYEFKKYGKFGCSDCFKAFEEKLIPFIKRIQTTLREKEDEIFHKGKKITIGIKRGLLLSEIKKLKGELERAIKEEDYERAAKIRDMIKEKENELRKNEI
- a CDS encoding ABC transporter ATP-binding protein, which produces MNKIIEAIGIKKIYYDNSYPIEVLKGIDLNIYEKNIYGIFGPSGSGKSTLLHILSGLDYPTEGVVKVFGEDLRKLSAEKLFQLRNEKFGFLFQFHYLLPEFNVLENVMVPLLIRGEKEGVAKRKAKKILEELEILDKIKLYPKDLSGGERQKVGIARALVGEPKVLFLDEPTGNLDLRSSEMMLSIIMEVYQKRDLTIVVVSHNERIKELCNEKYFLKDGYLVKLI
- the lysS gene encoding lysine--tRNA ligase, whose product is MDEYEIRKEKIRKLQELKINPYPYYFLKTHTTKEVKDNGEKLIENKQEVKVAGRIYLERDFGKTKFYTIADGYDKIQIYFRKDILNEKYELLDLFDIGDFIGVSGEVFKTKTGEITILVKDFVLLAKSLRPFGEKYHGLKDVELRYRQRYLDLLNNQEVREIFLKRSKIISLIREFLDKKGFIEVETPILQPIYGGAFATPFKTFYESLDKEFYLRISDELYLKRLLIGNFEKVYEIGKDFRNEGISRFHSPEFTQIEIYQAYADYYTMMELFEELFLFLVKNLYKDDKFIYSEKFYYGEGEKEIFQRIKELKEKGIEINKINIYYLKEKDKEEREYLSFCEELINFCKEHNLPYQEEKKEKRCAEIEFLIEVKRPFKRIKFSESLNEILGIDILEVPFDILKKKAKEVGIDFKEEITEIKLLDKLFSALIQKYLIQPTFVIDHPKITTPLAKPHRENPLLCERFEVFVGGIELGNAFSEENNPIRQKESFLELLKLKEDETPLDEDFITALEYGMPPSGGLGIGIDRLVMILTNQSSIREVILFPQLKEK